The following coding sequences are from one Chrysiogenes arsenatis DSM 11915 window:
- the aspS gene encoding aspartate--tRNA ligase: MEIMQGLLRTHSCGTLTAANIGEQVTLMGWAHRRRDHGGLIFIDLRDRDGLTQIVLDPTVVAEAHTKGEQVRSEFVLAAVGKVRPRPEGTVNEKLKTGEIEVIITELRILNPSKTPPFMIDDYQEVNENVRLKYRYIDLRRPEIQKHIINRHRLTRAMREYLYDKGFLDIETPVLTKSTPEGARDYLVPSRVNPGRFFALPQSPQLFKQLLMISGYDKYFQIVKCFRDEDLRADRQPEFTQLDMEMSFIDREQLMELIEGLFAYLWKQVAGVEIPTPFQRLSYAEVMDRFGCDKPDTRYGLELINLSDLDYSGFQVFRNALDNGGQVKAINGIGCGELSRKDIDDMTKELTVFGAKGLAYIKVKENGEYQSPITKFLGEATLKAIVERCGANVGDCIFFMADTKKVVADSLNRLRSLLAQRLDLIDNSKYNFLWVTEFPLLEYDEDAKRWNAMHHPFTSPMDEDVPLLATDPGACRAKAYDLVLNGFEIGGGSIRIHREEVQSAMFSLLGIGEEEARAKFGFLLDALSFGTPPHGGIAFGVDRVAMILSGTNSIRDVIAFPKTQKATCVLTDAPSLVDDKQLRELHIKTTHIE, translated from the coding sequence ATGGAAATCATGCAAGGGCTTCTGCGGACACATTCTTGTGGCACACTCACGGCCGCCAATATCGGGGAGCAAGTAACCCTGATGGGTTGGGCGCACCGTCGCCGCGACCACGGCGGACTGATTTTTATCGACCTGCGCGACCGCGATGGCTTGACGCAGATTGTACTTGATCCAACGGTTGTCGCAGAGGCGCATACGAAGGGTGAACAAGTACGTTCTGAATTCGTGCTGGCGGCTGTTGGTAAGGTTCGCCCCCGCCCCGAAGGCACCGTCAACGAAAAACTGAAAACGGGCGAAATTGAAGTTATCATCACCGAACTGCGAATTTTAAACCCGTCCAAAACACCTCCTTTTATGATCGACGACTATCAGGAAGTAAACGAAAACGTCCGCCTCAAATATCGCTATATCGACCTGCGTCGCCCGGAAATTCAAAAACATATTATCAACCGTCACCGTTTAACGCGCGCAATGCGCGAATATCTCTACGATAAAGGGTTCCTTGATATTGAAACGCCGGTACTCACGAAATCAACGCCGGAAGGGGCGCGTGATTATCTGGTTCCTTCGCGCGTCAACCCTGGTCGATTCTTTGCGCTGCCGCAATCGCCGCAGTTATTCAAACAGCTTTTGATGATTTCCGGTTACGACAAGTATTTCCAGATCGTCAAGTGTTTCCGCGACGAAGACCTTCGCGCTGACCGTCAGCCAGAGTTTACTCAGCTGGATATGGAGATGAGCTTCATCGACCGCGAGCAGTTGATGGAACTGATTGAAGGGTTGTTTGCCTACCTTTGGAAGCAGGTGGCTGGTGTTGAGATCCCCACGCCATTCCAGCGTTTAAGCTATGCCGAAGTTATGGATCGTTTTGGGTGCGATAAGCCGGATACGCGCTACGGATTAGAATTGATCAACCTTTCTGATCTCGATTATTCTGGCTTTCAGGTGTTTAGAAATGCACTTGATAATGGCGGACAGGTCAAAGCGATCAACGGTATTGGATGTGGCGAACTGAGCCGCAAAGATATCGACGATATGACGAAGGAATTGACCGTCTTTGGTGCCAAAGGTCTGGCTTACATTAAAGTGAAAGAAAACGGCGAATACCAAAGCCCAATTACTAAATTCTTGGGCGAAGCGACGTTGAAAGCGATCGTTGAGCGTTGTGGCGCGAACGTCGGCGACTGCATATTCTTTATGGCCGACACCAAAAAAGTAGTAGCCGATTCATTGAACCGCCTCCGTTCTCTGCTGGCACAGCGCCTCGATCTGATCGACAATAGCAAATACAATTTCTTGTGGGTCACCGAATTCCCACTGCTCGAATATGACGAAGATGCTAAGCGTTGGAACGCCATGCACCATCCGTTCACCTCCCCGATGGACGAAGACGTGCCACTGCTGGCAACCGATCCGGGCGCGTGCCGTGCTAAAGCGTACGATCTTGTTTTGAACGGCTTTGAAATTGGTGGCGGCTCCATCCGTATTCACCGCGAAGAAGTGCAGTCGGCCATGTTTAGCCTGCTTGGCATCGGCGAAGAAGAAGCGCGTGCCAAGTTTGGATTCCTGCTTGATGCTCTCAGCTTTGGTACGCCACCGCATGGCGGGATTGCTTTTGGGGTCGACCGCGTAGCGATGATCCTTTCTGGCACCAACTCCATCCGCGACGTGATTGCATTCCCAAAAACGCAGAAAGCAACCTGCGTCCTGACCGACGCGCCAAGCTTGGTTGACGACAAGCAACTGCGCGAACTCCACATCAAAACGACCCATATCGAATAG